The genomic segment CTCCGCAAAGCTGTCCAAGATCTGGACTGTTCTCTTGCGGGCTTTTTTCTCACATTCGGAAACAAAAAAAACTATCATCAAGGCCGTCCGTATTCAGAACAGATTGCTTTAACAGAATCTATCATCAAATCCAACGCCTTATGGCTCAAGAACAAGTCGATGATTGTATCACGAAACTCCTGTTCCCGATCACCGCGTAAATCACTGATAAACGCTGTAGGCAAAACCAGAGCGTCTTTCACTAGATCAGCTACATCGAAGACCAAAGCTCCCCTCCTGGTTTTACCATGCATAACCGGAAAACCATGGGGAATACCCAAAACCCATAGACATGTTGCTGCCAAACCATAAGCAAGATAATTGCCGTGATTCAAATAATCGTTGGCCCTGTCTCCCCCTTCGTGTTTTCTGGTAAAATCACTAATATCCAGAGCCGTTGCTACATACCTGTATATCCCTTTGGTTGCCCTGGCCTCGATCTGCAATAGTTTCTGCGTATCCCCGGCACCAATGACCTCTTTTCCGGTGCGTTCAAGTATTCGCTGCATGTCCGGGTCATCAGCGTACAGCCCATATTCCTGGTATAGACCTTCATGCTCCCAGATCCGGCGAATGTTATCTACCCGCCTCTGCTGAAGCTTTTTTGCAACTTCCAGGCGGATTCCGGCATCCAGCCAGAATGAGAGCCACTGTTGGACATATTCCGTGGGCCGATACTCGCTTTGCGGTGAAAGCCATTCCACTTCAGTTCCGGCAAATAGCGGACTGCCCCCGCCCCCGCAGAATCCCAGCATGACTCCGGCGGCAGAGAGCATACGCACAGCAGCCTGGGTAATGGAAGTTCCTGTGCCAAGGAGTATCACAGAGGTATTGGCAATGGGAATATTCCAATAGGCCTGCTTGTCCTGATCCTGGGTCAGATATTCAACTCTGCCGCTGTTAACCAATACCCGGCAGTGTTCAAGATAATATATATTCGCCCGTTTGGAGTGCAGGATTGCTTTTAGGTGTTTTTTTTCAGCTAACATATTCATTCCGAACCCCTTTTTAGAGGATGTCCCTCAGGTAAGCTCTCCCGCAACTTCTTTTTAAAAACAGCTGCATCCTTTTGTATTTGATACTGCTTCCTGGATTTTTCATTCAGGTGCCTCTGACCTTTGATTTCTGTATTTTGCAGATGATCTGCCCAAGCCCGGAGCTGGCGGGAACAGCTCTCTGCTGTGGATTTCAGATTTGAAATTTGAGGTTTGAAATTGGCAAAGGAAGAGCGATGTTCCAGAAAACAGAGCATGGAACGTACTTCACCTGCCGACCCTCTGGCAATATACAGAAAAACCAGCAGCTCGCTGGTGGTCCCGCGCTCAAATCCTTCGGCAATATTATTGGACACGGACAGGGCAGCCCGCTCCAACTGATCCCTGAGACTGTAGCTTCCTTTCCAGTCAGGCCCTTCAGTTAAGTTATAAACCTCATCTGCAAGTTTGATGGCTTCCTGCCAGACCGGCAATTCCTCAAAACGATTAAACGTTGCCACGGTTCACCTCGATAAAACTTTTTCCTTGAATCTATTTCCACCCTAGCACACCCGGACCGTCATTTCATGTCTGTCAAAAAACAAATCTTCATTTTTTATAAATCCGGGCCATTTTCTGAATTTCAAAAGCCACTTCCTGCTTCAACTCCTCAGGACTGACCACTTCCACGTCCGATCCGAATGACAGCACCTTCAGCTTGATCTCCCGAAAATCAGCCACCGGGATTTCCAGCTCCAGGGAGCCGTCTTCCAGGTCTCTCATCTTTTGATCCGGATGCCAGATCTGCTCCCTGATCCATCTGGCCCTGAACCGGCTGAACCGCAGAATAACCGGCCTGTTTTCCCGGCCTTGAAAAATGCCAAAACTCTCCTCCACCTGGTACTGCCACTGATCAGGAGGCCGGGGGACAAAAGTCTTGTCCTGCTGCTGCACCTCCTCCATCCTGGACAGATAGAACTTGCGCCAGTCCTTTTTGCCCAGGCAAAAGGCAATAAGCACCCATGACCCCATATAATGCTGTAGATGGTGGGGCTCCACGCTCCGCTTGGTAGTCTGGTTCATGGCCGGAGAAGTATAGGAAAAACACAGGATTTTCTGGTCCAGCAATGCCCTGGAAACATCTTCAAAAACCTGGGCCTGGGCTGGAGAATGCCCGTTCCAGACCACGGAAAAAGACTGCTCCATTTTCTGCCTGGTCAGGCCCATGCGGCTGGTCCCGGCAATCAGCTTCCGGCTGAAGTCTTCAATGGAAGAGCTGATGTACCCCCCAGTGCTCTTTTCCAGGAGGTTCCAGGCCAGGATCAGAGTCAGGATTTCCTCCTGACTGAACCTGGCAAAGGGCAGCTCAAAACCTGGTTCTATGTAATAATACCCTTTTCTGGTCCGGTCGTATTCAATGGGAGCCTGGAATCTGTCCCTGAAACTGGTCACGGTCCGCTGGGCCGTTCTGGAAGAAATTTCAAATTTCCGGGCCAGACCTCCTGGGCTGGGAAAGGCATTCCGGCATATCTGGCTGTGCAGCCACAATATGCGTTCCAAAAAATTCTGATTCATGCCGAATTTCTCCTTCAACTGACCATAGTCAGGTCCATGTTAAATCCGGTGGATACTTTTTCACCCTGACCATTAAGTAACTTTTAAACCGAGTGATTTTCCTGGTCCTTGCAAGCAAAGCAATCTCAGCTGGCTATCCATACTATTGCCCCGCACCTTCGGGGTGCTCGCAGTAACAGCAATCCCGGGCAGTTACATTAAGAAGCCCTCTGTTTAGCAGGCTTGATAAGGACTTTTTCAACCCGCTGTTGGGAAAATAAAAAACCCAGGCCAAACCGAACATAAATATTGTTTTAAATCAAGGTGGTAGCCAGGTTAAGGTCTGGAGGATTCAAGTCCTGGTCAGTCCTGCCCGGTCAGGTACTCATTGCCAAACCCGGAAAACAGACTTATGGGATTTTTTACAGGAAAAATAAGGAGGAAATTATGTGCAATGGTTGCGGTTGCGGACCTGAAAAGGAATCCAAACACCAGAAATATGTTCACACCCATGAACACTCCCACGGAGACAAGACCCATTCCCATCCCCATGAACACGATCACGACCATGATCCCAAGACCGGGGAAGCAATACCCCATTCCCACGACCACAAAAAAGACTAGTCCATAAAAAAGGGAGCCGTAACGGCTCCCTTTTTTTGCCTGGATCTTTCCAGGTTTAATCCCGTTTGTTCCTGGTTCCCTCCAGGATACCCGGATGATGGCCCTCAAAATCCATCTCCTGGATATGGCAGACCGCGCAATTATTGTTGGCCCCGATGGCATAAGGCTCATTCTGATACTGCAGGGGCTGGACATTGTCCCGGTCCAGTCCGAACTTATTCACAGCCGGATACTCGGCATGGGTTGCCCCGTGGCAGGACTGGCACATCAGCCCCACATCATCGGCCCGCAGCCGGTACAGCTCGCCCACCTGCTCGTTCCAGACATTAAAGGCCCGAACATCATGACTCTCCGGCTGTTCAAAGTCCCTGTGACAGGTCAGACAGTCGGGCTGCTGATTCCAGGGGGTCCTGGGGTTGATCTCATCCAGGGAAGCCACCAGCCTGGGCTCGATATGGCGCATCAGCTTGCCGGCCCGCTCAGTCTTGCCCTGTTCATATTCCCCTT from the Desulfonatronovibrio hydrogenovorans DSM 9292 genome contains:
- the cas1f gene encoding type I-F CRISPR-associated endonuclease Cas1f; translated protein: MNMLAEKKHLKAILHSKRANIYYLEHCRVLVNSGRVEYLTQDQDKQAYWNIPIANTSVILLGTGTSITQAAVRMLSAAGVMLGFCGGGGSPLFAGTEVEWLSPQSEYRPTEYVQQWLSFWLDAGIRLEVAKKLQQRRVDNIRRIWEHEGLYQEYGLYADDPDMQRILERTGKEVIGAGDTQKLLQIEARATKGIYRYVATALDISDFTRKHEGGDRANDYLNHGNYLAYGLAATCLWVLGIPHGFPVMHGKTRRGALVFDVADLVKDALVLPTAFISDLRGDREQEFRDTIIDLFLSHKALDLMIDSVKAICSEYGRP
- a CDS encoding four helix bundle protein; protein product: MATFNRFEELPVWQEAIKLADEVYNLTEGPDWKGSYSLRDQLERAALSVSNNIAEGFERGTTSELLVFLYIARGSAGEVRSMLCFLEHRSSFANFKPQISNLKSTAESCSRQLRAWADHLQNTEIKGQRHLNEKSRKQYQIQKDAAVFKKKLRESLPEGHPLKRGSE
- a CDS encoding helix-turn-helix transcriptional regulator: MNQNFLERILWLHSQICRNAFPSPGGLARKFEISSRTAQRTVTSFRDRFQAPIEYDRTRKGYYYIEPGFELPFARFSQEEILTLILAWNLLEKSTGGYISSSIEDFSRKLIAGTSRMGLTRQKMEQSFSVVWNGHSPAQAQVFEDVSRALLDQKILCFSYTSPAMNQTTKRSVEPHHLQHYMGSWVLIAFCLGKKDWRKFYLSRMEEVQQQDKTFVPRPPDQWQYQVEESFGIFQGRENRPVILRFSRFRARWIREQIWHPDQKMRDLEDGSLELEIPVADFREIKLKVLSFGSDVEVVSPEELKQEVAFEIQKMARIYKK